One genomic segment of Cystobacter fuscus DSM 2262 includes these proteins:
- a CDS encoding DUF2380 domain-containing protein, whose translation MGLNSSERATRQSALAAQLAFRRALLDVSGSTRRLSAEFSRLQARGRNIGGNGVFVRYVDDGVRQLRWMEVQLAAATRLATAASQVEDPDMQLALLRLAGPRLEATLLGSLLLSVWLDLLHLADAVCTQHFYSVERMFADLGRWQQQLEPAMTALSSLEPGQVEAAARDVPVLMGHLSGEFTATLETSRKGAERVAKVLVFKETIEALSLLSALKFSLPSVPLSAPALIGVSLVVGGDGVMVGTRLVVSAEWVEMMRHLVRAGVLSVPVVSAAVRIQAGQVMLAQTHGELPRGVREALGDGPEVRGMRVTGRAGAGMNEPPRHHVLPKEFRAWFEKRGFTGEMDIDQFCVEMQQAHHEAIHGGGNWKLGRQWPGEWNRMIMKALWDAELRLNRLLTRNEVLDIVAERMKVYKLPMNFTRWGGR comes from the coding sequence GTGGGCCTGAACAGTTCCGAGAGAGCCACGCGGCAGAGCGCCCTCGCGGCTCAGCTGGCCTTTCGCCGTGCCCTTCTCGACGTGTCGGGCTCCACCCGCCGCCTCTCCGCCGAGTTCTCCAGACTCCAGGCCCGTGGGCGGAACATTGGCGGCAACGGCGTCTTCGTCCGCTACGTGGATGATGGCGTCCGGCAACTGCGGTGGATGGAGGTCCAACTCGCCGCCGCCACCCGGCTCGCCACCGCCGCCTCGCAGGTGGAGGATCCGGACATGCAGCTCGCCCTGCTGCGCCTCGCCGGCCCCCGGCTCGAGGCCACCCTGCTCGGCTCGCTCCTGCTCTCCGTCTGGCTCGACTTGCTCCACCTCGCCGACGCCGTGTGCACCCAGCACTTCTACAGCGTGGAGCGCATGTTCGCGGACCTGGGGCGCTGGCAGCAACAGCTCGAGCCCGCCATGACGGCGCTCTCCTCGCTGGAGCCCGGGCAGGTGGAGGCCGCGGCGCGAGATGTACCCGTGCTGATGGGCCACCTCTCCGGCGAGTTCACGGCAACCCTCGAGACTTCGCGGAAGGGGGCGGAGCGTGTCGCGAAGGTGCTGGTGTTCAAGGAGACCATCGAGGCGCTCTCCCTGCTCTCGGCGTTGAAGTTCTCGCTGCCCTCGGTGCCTCTGTCCGCTCCCGCCCTGATTGGCGTGAGCCTGGTAGTGGGAGGAGACGGGGTGATGGTGGGCACGCGCCTGGTCGTGTCCGCCGAGTGGGTGGAGATGATGCGCCACCTGGTGCGGGCGGGCGTCCTCTCCGTCCCCGTCGTCAGTGCCGCCGTGCGGATTCAGGCGGGCCAGGTGATGCTGGCACAGACGCACGGCGAGCTGCCCAGGGGCGTGCGAGAGGCCCTCGGCGACGGGCCCGAAGTACGAGGCATGCGCGTGACGGGCAGAGCGGGGGCTGGCATGAACGAGCCCCCGCGACACCACGTCCTGCCCAAGGAGTTCCGCGCGTGGTTCGAGAAGCGTGGCTTCACCGGCGAGATGGACATCGACCAGTTCTGCGTCGAGATGCAGCAGGCACATCACGAGGCCATCCACGGCGGTGGGAACTGGAAGCTGGGCCGCCAATGGCCCGGAGAATGGAACCGGATGATCATGAAGGCGCTGTGGGACGCTGAACTCAGGCTGAACCGACTGTTGACGCGGAACGAGGTGCTGGACATCGTCGCGGAGCGTATGAAGGTGTACAAGCTCCCGATGAATTTCACGCGCTGGGGTGGACGATGA
- a CDS encoding serine hydrolase domain-containing protein, with protein MRTKVGNSFTVVMLGLLLSGLAAAEERSVSARLDAVIEQALADKRVVGTVVVVARDGQVIYHRAAGEADREAHTPMREDAVFRFASMSKPLVSAAALALVDQGKLGLEDPVTRWLPDFRPRLADGREAVITVRQLLTHTAGLSYGFLEPEDGPYHRAGVSDGMDAPGLSLEENLRRIASVPLAYEPGTRWGYSVATDVLGAVVARAGGAPLPKVVERLVTRPLGLRDTGFTVKEPKRLATPYTDGKPEPVRMGELHVVPWGASGVRFVPGRVFNARSFASGGAGMVGTAGDFLKFLEAVRTGGAPMLKPATASLVSTGQIGALEMPNNPGWTFGFGASVLVDATQAGTPQSVGTWQWGGAYGHSWFVDPKRRLSVVVLTNTAFEGMSGAFPAAIRDALYAGPPEQDAAQAPSGTTPAR; from the coding sequence ATGCGCACGAAGGTTGGAAACTCATTCACCGTCGTCATGCTGGGGCTCCTGCTGAGCGGGCTGGCCGCCGCCGAGGAACGTTCGGTGTCGGCGCGGTTGGATGCGGTCATCGAGCAAGCGCTGGCCGACAAGCGGGTGGTCGGCACGGTGGTGGTGGTGGCTCGGGATGGACAGGTCATCTACCACCGGGCCGCGGGAGAGGCGGATCGCGAGGCGCATACCCCCATGCGCGAGGACGCCGTCTTCCGGTTCGCCTCGATGAGCAAACCCCTGGTGTCCGCGGCCGCGCTGGCGCTCGTGGACCAGGGCAAGCTGGGACTGGAGGATCCCGTGACGCGGTGGCTGCCCGACTTCCGGCCCCGGCTCGCGGATGGACGCGAGGCCGTCATCACGGTGCGTCAGTTGCTGACGCATACCGCGGGACTCAGCTACGGCTTCCTGGAGCCGGAGGACGGCCCCTATCACCGCGCGGGTGTCTCGGACGGCATGGATGCGCCCGGACTGTCCCTGGAGGAGAACCTGCGCCGCATCGCCTCGGTCCCCCTGGCGTACGAGCCCGGAACGCGCTGGGGGTACTCCGTGGCCACGGACGTGCTGGGCGCGGTGGTGGCTCGCGCGGGAGGCGCCCCGCTGCCCAAGGTCGTCGAGCGGCTCGTCACCCGTCCGCTGGGCCTGCGCGACACCGGCTTCACGGTGAAGGAGCCCAAGCGGCTCGCCACGCCCTACACGGACGGCAAGCCCGAGCCGGTGCGAATGGGCGAACTCCACGTCGTGCCCTGGGGCGCCAGTGGCGTGCGCTTCGTTCCCGGGCGGGTGTTCAACGCCCGCTCGTTTGCCTCGGGGGGCGCCGGCATGGTGGGCACGGCGGGGGACTTCCTGAAGTTCCTGGAGGCGGTGCGCACGGGCGGCGCACCGATGCTGAAGCCCGCGACGGCCTCCCTGGTGTCGACCGGCCAGATCGGCGCGCTGGAGATGCCCAACAACCCGGGGTGGACGTTCGGCTTCGGCGCCTCGGTGCTCGTGGATGCCACCCAGGCGGGCACGCCCCAGTCCGTGGGCACCTGGCAGTGGGGAGGCGCCTACGGGCATAGCTGGTTCGTCGATCCGAAGCGGCGCCTGAGCGTCGTCGTGCTGACGAACACGGCCTTCGAGGGCATGTCCGGGGCGTTCCCGGCCGCCATCCGGGATGCCCTCTACGCGGGGCCGCCGGAGCAGGACGCCGCCCAGGCCCCCTCGGGAACGACCCCCGCCCGGTGA
- a CDS encoding serine hydrolase domain-containing protein: protein MRTKVGSSFTAVTLGLLLSGLAVAEERSVSARLDAVIEQALADKRVVGTVVVVARDGQVIYHRAAGEADREAHTPMREDTIFRFASMSKPLVSAAALALVDQGKLGLEDPVTRWLPDFRPRLADGREAVITVRQLLTHTAGLNYGFLEPEDGPYHRAGVSNGMDAPGLGLEENLRRIASVPLAYEPGTRWGYSVATDVLGAVVARAGGAPLPKVVERLVTRPLGLRDTGFTVKEPKRLATPYADGKPEPVRMGELHVVPWGASSMRFVPGRVFNARSFASGGGGMVGTAGDFLKFLEAVRTGGAPVLKPATATLVSTGQIGALEMPGSPGWTFGFGASVLVDATQAGTPQSVGTWQWGGAYGHHWFVDPKRRLSVVVLTNTAIEGLPGAFPAAIRDALYVGPPEQDAAQVPTGAPPAR from the coding sequence ATGCGCACGAAGGTTGGAAGCTCATTCACCGCCGTCACGCTGGGGCTCCTGCTGAGCGGGCTGGCTGTCGCCGAGGAACGTTCGGTGTCGGCGCGGTTGGATGCGGTCATCGAGCAAGCGTTGGCCGACAAGCGGGTGGTCGGCACGGTGGTGGTGGTGGCTCGGGATGGGCAGGTCATCTACCACCGGGCCGCGGGAGAGGCGGATCGCGAGGCGCATACCCCCATGCGCGAGGACACCATCTTCCGGTTCGCCTCGATGAGCAAACCCCTGGTGTCCGCGGCCGCGCTGGCGCTCGTGGACCAGGGCAAGCTGGGGCTGGAGGATCCCGTGACGCGGTGGCTGCCCGACTTCCGGCCCCGGCTCGCGGATGGACGCGAGGCCGTCATCACGGTGCGTCAGTTGCTGACGCATACCGCGGGACTCAACTACGGCTTCCTCGAGCCGGAGGACGGCCCCTATCACCGCGCGGGCGTCTCGAACGGGATGGATGCGCCCGGGCTGGGCCTGGAGGAGAACCTGCGCCGCATCGCCTCGGTGCCCCTGGCGTACGAGCCCGGAACGCGCTGGGGGTACTCCGTGGCCACGGACGTGCTGGGCGCGGTGGTGGCTCGCGCGGGAGGCGCCCCGCTGCCCAAGGTCGTCGAGCGGCTCGTCACCCGTCCCCTGGGCCTGCGTGACACCGGCTTCACGGTGAAGGAGCCCAAGCGGCTCGCCACGCCCTACGCGGACGGCAAGCCCGAGCCGGTGCGCATGGGTGAACTCCACGTCGTGCCCTGGGGCGCCAGTAGCATGCGCTTCGTTCCCGGGCGGGTGTTCAACGCCCGCTCGTTTGCCTCGGGGGGCGGCGGCATGGTGGGCACGGCGGGGGACTTCCTGAAGTTCCTGGAGGCGGTACGCACGGGCGGCGCACCGGTGCTCAAGCCCGCGACGGCCACCCTGGTGTCGACCGGCCAGATCGGTGCGCTGGAGATGCCCGGAAGCCCGGGGTGGACGTTCGGCTTCGGCGCCTCGGTGCTCGTGGATGCCACCCAGGCGGGCACGCCCCAATCCGTGGGCACCTGGCAGTGGGGAGGCGCCTACGGGCATCACTGGTTCGTCGATCCGAAGCGGCGCCTGAGCGTCGTCGTGCTGACGAACACGGCCATCGAGGGCCTGCCCGGGGCGTTCCCGGCCGCCATCCGGGATGCCCTCTACGTGGGGCCGCCGGAGCAGGACGCCGCCCAGGTTCCCACGGGAGCGCCCCCCGCCCGGTGA
- a CDS encoding TetR/AcrR family transcriptional regulator encodes MEVFWERGYEGTSITDLTEAMGITTPSLYGAFTSKAELYREALELYQRTHGSPGAPALVEEPTARGAMARVLEEAARAFADPRHPPGCMVSTAVLNCATENQPVARYVAGLRDASLAQLRARFQRAIAEGELPSSTDAEGLARFYGAILQGMSVQARDGASEEELRKIVTLALSRFPRR; translated from the coding sequence ATGGAGGTGTTCTGGGAGCGGGGCTACGAGGGCACGTCCATCACGGATCTCACCGAGGCGATGGGCATCACCACCCCCAGCCTGTATGGGGCCTTCACCTCCAAGGCGGAGCTGTACCGGGAAGCCCTGGAGCTCTACCAGCGGACGCATGGGTCGCCGGGCGCGCCCGCCCTGGTGGAGGAGCCGACGGCGCGGGGTGCCATGGCCCGCGTGTTGGAGGAGGCCGCGCGTGCGTTCGCCGACCCTCGGCATCCGCCCGGGTGCATGGTCTCGACGGCGGTGCTCAACTGCGCGACGGAGAACCAACCGGTGGCCCGGTACGTGGCGGGGCTGCGCGATGCCTCGCTGGCGCAGCTCCGGGCCCGGTTCCAGCGGGCCATCGCCGAGGGCGAGCTGCCTTCCTCCACGGATGCCGAGGGCCTCGCCCGGTTCTATGGCGCCATCCTCCAGGGCATGTCCGTGCAGGCCCGGGACGGCGCGAGCGAGGAGGAGCTGCGGAAGATCGTCACGCTCGCGCTGTCGCGCTTTCCCCGGAGGTGA
- a CDS encoding glycosyl hydrolase family 28-related protein, with amino-acid sequence MKRNTRVEPRPAPFHARLTVGLLALCLGSGACSDSTDATGRRGANVPWTEYEAEDGKTNAMVLGPNRTRYDQAFIEAEAIGRKAVRLDKTGDYVAITAKKAANSIVVRLSIPDSPEGGGIDSTLGLYVNGQRVKTLEVTSRYSWVYGGEVLRTPNTPSAGEPHAFFDETRALLEPIPAGAEVKLQKDAQDTAAFYVIDLIDLEQVAAPLEKPADLVSVTEYGALPDDNVDDGEAIQNAIDAAVGEGKKGLWIPRGTYLVNEVKQGQLGLSLKGIEIRGAGMWYTQLKGAKATFYCWGEGGCRFSDFSILGEVDFRDDDIPNNGFNGGVGKNTSIENVWVEHVKVGFWCGTDADPYGTDGLVVRHSRFRNLYADGINLANGTRNSVVEHCHFRNTGDDAMAMWSNKGAGDPASHDNVYRYNTVQMPWRANCFALYGGYNNTIEKSVCEDVLTYSGLLIDNEFDAHPFAPTTTLEDISLIRAGGPMFGGNHGALRFYTRQGPVNDITAKNIDIFDSTFAGIQFQNHPDSQGATFSNILLENVFVTGSRTYGLEVIDGAGGRASFEDVVVKDSGKGALHAPGVPALFFDKRSGNMGW; translated from the coding sequence ATGAAGCGAAACACTCGCGTTGAACCCCGCCCCGCTCCCTTCCACGCGCGCCTGACGGTGGGCCTGCTGGCGCTCTGCCTGGGCAGTGGCGCGTGCTCCGATTCCACGGATGCGACTGGCAGACGGGGCGCCAACGTCCCCTGGACGGAGTACGAGGCGGAGGATGGCAAGACGAACGCGATGGTGCTCGGACCCAACCGGACGCGCTACGATCAGGCGTTCATCGAGGCCGAGGCCATCGGGCGCAAGGCGGTCCGCCTGGACAAGACGGGCGACTACGTGGCCATCACCGCGAAGAAGGCGGCCAATTCCATCGTCGTGCGGCTGTCGATTCCGGACTCGCCGGAGGGCGGTGGCATCGACTCGACCCTGGGCCTCTATGTGAATGGCCAGCGCGTCAAGACGCTGGAGGTGACCTCGCGCTACTCATGGGTCTACGGCGGCGAGGTGCTGCGCACTCCCAACACGCCCAGCGCTGGCGAGCCGCATGCCTTCTTCGACGAGACGCGGGCGCTGCTCGAGCCGATTCCGGCTGGCGCGGAGGTGAAGCTCCAGAAGGACGCCCAGGACACCGCGGCGTTCTACGTCATCGACCTCATCGACCTGGAGCAGGTCGCCGCGCCGCTCGAGAAGCCCGCGGACCTGGTGTCCGTCACCGAGTATGGCGCGCTTCCGGACGACAACGTGGACGACGGCGAGGCGATCCAGAACGCCATCGACGCGGCCGTGGGGGAAGGGAAGAAGGGGCTGTGGATTCCCCGAGGCACCTATCTCGTCAACGAGGTGAAGCAAGGCCAGCTGGGCCTGTCGCTCAAGGGCATCGAAATCCGGGGCGCGGGCATGTGGTACACCCAGCTCAAGGGCGCCAAGGCCACCTTCTATTGCTGGGGGGAGGGCGGCTGCCGCTTCTCCGACTTCTCCATCCTCGGCGAGGTCGACTTCCGCGACGATGACATCCCGAACAACGGCTTCAACGGCGGGGTGGGCAAGAACACGAGCATCGAGAACGTCTGGGTGGAGCACGTCAAGGTGGGCTTCTGGTGCGGCACGGACGCGGACCCCTACGGCACGGATGGCCTGGTGGTGCGCCACTCGCGCTTCCGCAATCTCTACGCGGACGGCATCAATCTGGCCAACGGCACGCGCAACTCCGTGGTCGAGCACTGCCACTTCCGCAACACCGGGGACGATGCCATGGCCATGTGGTCCAACAAGGGGGCAGGCGATCCCGCGAGCCATGACAACGTCTACCGCTACAACACGGTGCAGATGCCCTGGCGGGCCAACTGCTTCGCCCTCTACGGGGGCTACAACAACACCATCGAGAAGAGCGTGTGCGAGGACGTGCTGACCTACTCGGGCCTCCTCATCGACAACGAGTTCGACGCGCACCCGTTCGCCCCGACGACGACCCTCGAGGACATCTCCCTCATCCGCGCGGGGGGCCCCATGTTTGGCGGAAACCACGGCGCGCTCCGGTTCTACACGCGCCAGGGCCCCGTCAACGACATCACCGCGAAGAACATCGACATCTTCGATTCGACGTTCGCGGGCATCCAGTTCCAGAACCACCCGGACAGCCAGGGCGCCACGTTCTCCAACATCCTGCTCGAGAACGTCTTCGTCACGGGCTCGCGCACCTACGGCCTCGAGGTCATCGACGGGGCCGGGGGACGGGCGAGCTTCGAGGACGTGGTGGTGAAGGACTCCGGGAAGGGCGCCCTCCACGCCCCGGGCGTGCCAGCGCTCTTCTTCGACAAGCGCTCGGGCAACATGGGCTGGTAG
- a CDS encoding ABC transporter substrate-binding protein, with product MRHVLMAISVAATLVVPTVAAAETVAISCGTVGKEFELCKQGAEAWAKKSGHQVKLVSGSTDASEQLTVFQQQLSAGSPDIDVFRVDAVWPGILGDHFIDLKPYIPDDVVKQHFPAIVENNMVNGKLVAMPFFTDAGVLYYRKDLLEKHKQKPPTTWQELATTAKLVQDAERKGGNDKMVGFVFQAKAAEALTCNALEWIDSFGGGAIVGKDGKVTIDNPKAVEALKTAASWIGTIAPQGVLSYEEEGARGVFQSGNAVFMRNWPYAWALANSPDSPINGKVGVVALPKGGADGKSTGALGGWNLSVSKYSKHPEIAADLVKYLTSTEEQKRRAILGSFNPTIVSLYKDADVLKANPFFGTLLDTFTNAVARPAKVTGAKYSRVSADFRNTVHSILSGGPAQADAKVKDLQKKLERMGKNGKW from the coding sequence ATGCGTCACGTGCTGATGGCGATCAGTGTCGCCGCCACCCTGGTTGTTCCCACCGTCGCCGCCGCGGAGACCGTGGCCATTTCTTGCGGCACCGTGGGCAAGGAGTTCGAGCTCTGCAAACAGGGTGCGGAGGCCTGGGCCAAGAAGAGCGGCCACCAGGTGAAGCTCGTCAGTGGCTCCACGGATGCCAGCGAGCAGTTGACGGTATTCCAGCAGCAATTGTCCGCGGGCTCCCCGGACATCGACGTCTTCCGGGTGGACGCGGTGTGGCCCGGCATCCTCGGGGATCACTTCATCGACCTGAAGCCATACATTCCGGACGACGTGGTGAAGCAGCACTTCCCGGCCATCGTGGAGAACAACATGGTGAACGGCAAGCTCGTGGCGATGCCGTTCTTCACGGACGCGGGCGTGCTGTACTACCGCAAGGACTTGCTGGAGAAGCACAAGCAGAAGCCCCCCACCACCTGGCAGGAGCTGGCCACGACGGCCAAGCTGGTGCAGGACGCCGAGCGCAAGGGCGGCAACGACAAGATGGTGGGCTTCGTCTTCCAGGCGAAGGCGGCCGAGGCGCTCACCTGCAACGCGCTGGAGTGGATCGACTCCTTCGGGGGCGGGGCCATCGTCGGCAAGGATGGCAAGGTCACCATCGACAACCCGAAGGCGGTGGAGGCGCTGAAGACGGCGGCCTCGTGGATTGGCACCATCGCGCCCCAGGGCGTGCTCAGCTACGAAGAGGAGGGCGCGCGCGGCGTCTTCCAGTCGGGCAACGCCGTGTTCATGCGCAACTGGCCCTACGCGTGGGCGCTGGCCAACTCGCCGGACAGCCCCATCAACGGCAAGGTGGGCGTGGTGGCGCTCCCCAAGGGCGGCGCGGACGGCAAGTCCACCGGCGCCCTGGGCGGGTGGAACCTGTCGGTGTCGAAGTACTCCAAGCACCCGGAGATCGCCGCGGACCTGGTGAAGTACCTCACGAGCACCGAGGAGCAGAAGCGCCGCGCCATCCTCGGCTCCTTCAACCCCACCATCGTCAGCCTCTACAAGGACGCGGACGTGCTGAAGGCCAATCCCTTCTTCGGCACGCTCCTGGACACCTTCACCAACGCGGTCGCCCGGCCGGCGAAGGTGACGGGGGCCAAGTACAGCCGCGTGAGCGCGGACTTCCGCAACACCGTGCACTCCATCCTCTCCGGCGGCCCGGCGCAGGCCGACGCCAAGGTGAAGGATCTGCAGAAGAAGCTCGAGCGCATGGGCAAGAACGGCAAGTGGTGA
- a CDS encoding CARDB domain-containing protein, translating to MLTACGPQQQPSTPPDTGVVASKLDQNVALGKSITTSGYTQVYVAANANDGNRSTYWEGAPNAYPNTLTVNLGASYTVSAVVLQLNPDSAWSTRTQNITVLGRSSASGTFATLAAAANYTFDPASGNQVTIPLTTTASEIQLRFASNTGAPGAQVAEFQVLGSPTGGTATYALTVNNGTGGGTYAADTVVNISANPAPSGQVFSSWSGGVAANFGNIYSASTTYKTTAAAATLTANYTSTGTGGSKYEAEAATLSGGAVPTTNHANYSGSGFVEGYWAQGASTRFNVSVTSAGWYDVGLRYGNGFTDSNISVYVNGTRGAQSALPTTGNWDVWATKVETFYLNAGGNSIAYQYDAGDIANINLDYITVGATAAKKADLTVADIQWSAASNPPKEGEAITLKAVVRNAGTAASPSGVHKVSFRVNNQEIAASTLPTTTSIAAGASATLTANATWSTANGTYAITAVVDPDNAIAEFNDANNSATKNLTVTQQPGPDLVVKSISQNPANPSAGSPVTFNVTVANQGLDAAGSSAAIKLTIDGTTSLSGVTSTALAAGASAVVSLGGSWTATNGNHTLVATIDPANAISEAVESNNTLNSSFYVGRGARVPWIEYEAEDGSTNAQVQGPSRALGTIPGEASGRKAVVLSSTGHYVQWTTTAPANAIVIRNSIPDAPGGGGTRATISLYVNGSKVDTLTLSSKEAWVYGDDATQYNNPSAGPPRRIYDESNKLLKTTIPAGATVRLQKDSGDASPYYAIDFIDLELVAAPLPKPEGYVDVTQAGNGWEPAIPNDGIADDNAISQAIWAVQAGKFKGVYLPPGVYDQTNKIQVKGVTIQGAGLWHTRLYNASLAEDAGWGQTGFIITGDDSKFRDFAIFGNTDGLRTQGGKAWVNSAFKNTVIENMWIEHVHCGYWVGGPSESTNLRISNIRIRNTGADGINLCNGTKDSVIENSHARNTGDDAFAIWSATDLYPQPDRNNVIRNCSVQIVWRAAAYAIYGGVGNRIENSTAADVLTYPGLTVSSEFNPYPMESATIDGLTLTRSGGTYWGGQQFGAIWLRGDQNPTNGITIKNVDIIDPTYQGISIQNNGGAFTNVLFDHITITNPTTYGVQVLSTAKGGATFSNVTVNNAPSGKVVNQSNGGFTITNGGGNNW from the coding sequence ATGCTGACTGCCTGCGGTCCCCAGCAGCAGCCGTCCACTCCTCCCGACACAGGCGTGGTGGCTTCGAAGCTGGACCAGAACGTCGCGCTCGGAAAGAGCATCACGACCTCCGGTTATACACAGGTTTATGTCGCGGCGAACGCGAACGATGGCAACCGGAGCACCTACTGGGAGGGCGCGCCCAATGCCTATCCCAATACCCTGACGGTGAACCTCGGCGCCAGCTACACGGTCAGTGCCGTGGTGCTGCAGCTCAACCCGGACAGCGCCTGGAGCACCCGGACCCAGAACATCACGGTGCTGGGGCGCAGCTCGGCGAGCGGCACCTTCGCCACCCTGGCGGCCGCGGCGAACTACACCTTCGATCCCGCGAGCGGCAATCAGGTGACCATTCCCCTGACCACCACCGCGAGCGAGATCCAGTTGCGCTTCGCGTCGAACACCGGCGCCCCCGGCGCGCAGGTCGCGGAGTTCCAGGTCCTCGGCTCGCCCACCGGTGGAACGGCGACCTATGCCCTGACGGTCAACAACGGCACGGGCGGCGGCACCTACGCGGCCGACACCGTGGTGAACATCTCGGCCAACCCAGCCCCCTCCGGTCAGGTCTTCAGCTCCTGGTCGGGTGGCGTCGCGGCCAACTTCGGCAACATCTACTCGGCGTCCACCACGTACAAGACGACCGCGGCCGCGGCCACCCTCACCGCCAACTACACGTCGACGGGCACGGGCGGCTCCAAGTACGAGGCGGAAGCGGCGACCCTGAGCGGCGGCGCGGTGCCCACCACCAACCACGCCAACTACAGCGGCTCGGGCTTCGTGGAGGGCTACTGGGCCCAGGGCGCGAGCACCCGCTTCAACGTCTCCGTCACCAGCGCGGGCTGGTATGACGTGGGCCTGCGCTACGGCAACGGCTTCACGGACTCCAACATCTCCGTCTACGTGAATGGCACGCGCGGCGCGCAGAGCGCCCTGCCCACCACCGGCAACTGGGACGTCTGGGCCACCAAGGTCGAGACCTTCTACCTGAACGCCGGTGGCAACTCGATCGCCTACCAGTACGACGCGGGCGACATCGCGAACATCAACCTGGACTACATCACCGTCGGAGCCACGGCCGCCAAGAAGGCCGACCTGACCGTGGCCGACATCCAGTGGAGCGCGGCGAGCAACCCGCCCAAGGAGGGCGAGGCCATCACCCTCAAGGCCGTGGTGAGGAACGCCGGCACCGCCGCCAGCCCGAGCGGCGTCCACAAGGTCTCCTTCCGCGTGAACAACCAGGAGATCGCCGCCTCGACGCTGCCCACCACGACGTCCATCGCGGCCGGCGCGAGCGCCACCCTGACGGCCAACGCCACCTGGTCCACCGCCAACGGCACCTACGCCATCACCGCCGTCGTGGACCCGGACAACGCCATCGCCGAGTTCAACGACGCCAACAACAGCGCCACCAAGAACCTCACGGTGACGCAGCAGCCCGGCCCGGACCTCGTGGTGAAGTCCATCTCCCAGAACCCGGCCAACCCCTCCGCGGGCAGCCCGGTCACCTTCAACGTGACCGTCGCCAACCAGGGCCTCGACGCGGCCGGCAGCTCCGCCGCCATCAAGCTGACCATCGACGGAACGACGAGCCTCTCGGGCGTCACCTCCACGGCGCTCGCCGCGGGCGCCTCGGCCGTCGTGAGCCTCGGCGGCTCCTGGACGGCCACCAACGGCAACCACACCCTGGTCGCGACGATCGATCCCGCCAACGCCATCTCCGAGGCCGTGGAGAGCAACAACACCCTGAACTCCAGCTTCTACGTCGGCCGGGGCGCCCGCGTGCCGTGGATCGAGTACGAGGCCGAGGACGGGTCGACCAACGCCCAGGTCCAGGGTCCCAGCCGCGCGCTCGGCACCATCCCGGGCGAGGCCTCCGGTCGCAAGGCCGTGGTGCTCAGCTCGACCGGCCACTACGTGCAGTGGACCACCACCGCGCCCGCCAACGCCATCGTCATCCGCAACAGCATCCCCGACGCGCCTGGCGGCGGCGGCACCCGGGCCACCATCAGCCTCTACGTCAACGGCAGCAAGGTGGACACCCTCACCCTCTCCTCCAAGGAGGCCTGGGTCTACGGGGACGACGCCACCCAGTACAACAACCCCTCGGCGGGCCCCCCGCGCCGCATCTACGACGAGTCCAACAAGCTGCTGAAGACCACCATCCCCGCGGGTGCCACCGTGCGCCTGCAGAAGGACTCGGGCGACGCCTCCCCGTACTACGCCATCGACTTCATCGACCTCGAGCTCGTCGCGGCGCCGCTTCCCAAGCCCGAGGGCTACGTCGACGTCACCCAGGCCGGCAATGGCTGGGAGCCCGCCATCCCCAACGACGGCATCGCCGACGACAACGCCATCAGCCAGGCCATCTGGGCGGTCCAGGCCGGCAAGTTCAAGGGCGTCTACCTGCCGCCGGGCGTCTACGATCAGACGAACAAGATCCAGGTCAAGGGCGTCACCATCCAGGGCGCGGGCCTGTGGCACACCCGGCTCTACAACGCCAGCCTGGCCGAGGACGCGGGCTGGGGACAGACGGGCTTCATCATCACCGGCGATGACTCGAAGTTCCGCGACTTCGCCATCTTCGGCAACACCGACGGCCTGCGCACCCAGGGTGGCAAGGCCTGGGTGAACTCGGCCTTCAAGAACACCGTCATCGAGAACATGTGGATCGAGCACGTCCACTGCGGCTACTGGGTCGGCGGCCCCTCCGAGTCGACGAACCTGCGCATCAGCAACATCCGCATCCGCAACACCGGCGCGGACGGCATCAACCTGTGCAACGGCACCAAGGACAGCGTCATCGAGAACTCGCACGCCCGGAACACCGGTGATGACGCCTTCGCCATCTGGTCCGCGACCGACCTCTACCCGCAGCCGGATCGCAACAACGTCATCCGCAACTGCAGCGTGCAGATCGTCTGGCGCGCCGCCGCCTACGCCATCTACGGCGGCGTCGGCAACCGCATCGAGAACAGCACCGCCGCGGATGTGCTCACCTACCCCGGCCTGACGGTGAGCTCCGAGTTCAACCCCTACCCCATGGAGTCCGCGACGATCGACGGGCTGACCCTCACCCGCTCCGGTGGCACCTACTGGGGTGGTCAGCAGTTCGGCGCCATCTGGCTGCGCGGCGACCAGAACCCCACCAACGGCATCACCATCAAGAACGTCGACATCATCGACCCGACCTACCAGGGCATCAGCATCCAGAACAACGGGGGCGCCTTCACCAACGTGTTGTTCGATCACATCACCATCACCAACCCCACCACCTACGGCGTCCAGGTGCTGTCCACGGCCAAGGGTGGCGCCACCTTCAGCAACGTGACGGTGAACAACGCCCCCAGCGGCAAGGTGGTCAACCAGAGCAACGGTGGCTTCACCATCACCAACGGCGGCGGCAACAACTGGTAG